The following are encoded together in the Candidatus Woesebacteria bacterium genome:
- a CDS encoding RpiB/LacA/LacB family sugar-phosphate isomerase, whose protein sequence is MTIYLGTDHRGYKLKENIFQWLVDGGHLVEDYGAYELNPDDDYTLHAEKVASVVAREKEAFGILLCGSGVGMAVAANKFDNIRASVGKEVDQVKAGRCDDDLNILVIAADFTSETEAKEMIETFLQTRFDGEVRHVRRLEDIKRIEANN, encoded by the coding sequence ATGACAATCTATTTGGGAACAGATCACAGGGGTTACAAATTAAAAGAGAATATTTTTCAGTGGCTTGTTGATGGGGGACATTTGGTTGAAGACTATGGTGCATATGAACTAAATCCTGATGATGATTATACTTTGCATGCCGAAAAGGTTGCCTCAGTCGTCGCACGCGAGAAAGAAGCTTTTGGAATTCTTTTGTGTGGTTCTGGAGTCGGAATGGCAGTAGCTGCCAATAAGTTTGATAATATACGAGCATCGGTAGGCAAAGAAGTTGATCAGGTAAAAGCGGGCAGATGTGATGATGACTTAAACATTTTGGTTATTGCGGCTGACTTCACAAGTGAAACGGAAGCTAAAGAAATGATAGAGACTTTTCTTCAAACACGGTTTGATGGGGAGGTTAGACACGTAAGAAGATTGGAGGATATAAAAAGAATCGAGGCGAATAATTAA
- the pgk gene encoding phosphoglycerate kinase: protein MSLIASKQINAQGKLAFLRVDLDEDNFDNPRIKVALQVSKELLKQNPKKLVICGHRGRPKGKVDKLSMSIFKAFFENEMKRHVEFITYEDFPFGNKFSSSDHQVFLMENLRFWEGETGNASEFVDNLYSYFSPEIYINEAFASSHREHASIFGLPKLIKTKGGQIVFGERFIKEIEMLEKVLNDSSKPSRVYISGIKEDKLKYIDAFKDKFDEVLVAGRLPDLMGEIDKDPITQRLINSNVVVANLNQDKEDITIRSIEIFEEAAKGAKTIIVSGPIGKFEDEGQRLGTKRVFTAIANSNAYKIAGGGDTEEAIKYFKLENKFDWISTGGGAMLYYLENKTMPGIDVSL, encoded by the coding sequence ATGAGCCTTATTGCGAGTAAACAAATAAATGCACAAGGAAAGCTTGCGTTTCTTCGTGTAGATTTGGATGAAGACAATTTTGACAATCCAAGAATAAAAGTCGCCCTCCAGGTTTCAAAAGAATTACTAAAACAAAATCCCAAAAAATTGGTAATTTGCGGACACAGAGGACGACCAAAGGGAAAAGTCGATAAGCTGTCAATGTCTATTTTCAAAGCGTTTTTTGAGAATGAAATGAAAAGACATGTAGAATTTATCACCTACGAAGATTTTCCGTTTGGTAATAAATTCAGCTCGTCAGATCACCAAGTTTTTTTAATGGAAAACTTAAGATTTTGGGAAGGAGAAACCGGTAATGCAAGTGAGTTTGTGGACAATCTATACAGTTATTTTAGCCCTGAAATATACATCAATGAAGCATTTGCCAGTAGTCATAGAGAGCATGCATCTATCTTTGGTTTGCCTAAACTTATTAAAACCAAAGGCGGTCAAATTGTTTTTGGAGAAAGATTCATAAAAGAGATTGAAATGCTGGAAAAGGTATTAAACGATTCATCTAAACCGTCGCGTGTTTATATCAGCGGTATCAAGGAAGATAAACTAAAATACATTGATGCTTTTAAGGATAAGTTTGATGAAGTGTTGGTTGCAGGTCGGCTTCCCGATTTGATGGGAGAAATAGACAAAGACCCGATTACGCAAAGGCTAATTAATTCAAACGTTGTTGTGGCAAATCTTAATCAAGATAAAGAAGATATCACAATTAGATCAATTGAAATTTTTGAAGAAGCAGCCAAAGGGGCAAAGACAATTATTGTCTCAGGCCCGATTGGAAAATTCGAGGATGAAGGTCAAAGATTGGGAACAAAGAGAGTGTTTACGGCAATTGCCAATTCTAATGCTTATAAGATAGCAGGGGGTGGAGATACCGAAGAAGCAATTAAATATTTTAAACTGGAAAACAAATTTGATTGGATTAGTACAGGTGGAGGAGCAATGCTTTATTATTTGGAGAATAAGACAATGCCGGGAATTGATGTAAGTCTTTAA
- the gap gene encoding type I glyceraldehyde-3-phosphate dehydrogenase has protein sequence MMIRVAINGYGRIGRLAFRVIAKAHESELELVAINTSGSMNTAGWAYLTNYDTSYGKFETVIRSEETKDLKEATDDNPEIGNFLYHDKKVPVLAQKDPEKLPWKKYNVDVVIEATGAFTTQEGAHKHAIAGARRVVISAPSKGENVGTYVIGVNEVKGNPEVISNASCTTNCVAPVASVLHSAFGIEKALMTTIHGYTDDQRLKDNSHKDLRRARAAAENIIPASTGAAIATTETIPELKGLFDGMSLRVPVATGSITDFTILLKRNVTKEEVNEALKNAAENNAIYKGILAVTEEPLVSSDIIGRTESAIVDLPLTQVVAGNLVKVFAWYDNEWGYTNRLVEQVVRVGHTLGSEIAPSDPISLSHQMES, from the coding sequence ATTATGATTAGAGTTGCTATTAATGGTTACGGAAGAATCGGAAGACTTGCTTTTCGCGTGATTGCCAAAGCCCACGAGAGTGAACTGGAATTAGTCGCGATAAACACCTCTGGTAGCATGAATACTGCCGGTTGGGCATATTTGACTAATTACGATACTTCGTACGGAAAATTTGAAACTGTAATTAGATCGGAAGAAACAAAAGACCTCAAAGAGGCAACAGATGATAATCCCGAAATTGGCAACTTTCTATATCACGACAAAAAGGTTCCCGTTTTGGCACAAAAAGACCCCGAGAAACTTCCTTGGAAAAAGTACAACGTCGATGTTGTGATTGAAGCAACCGGTGCATTTACCACACAAGAAGGTGCACATAAACACGCGATAGCGGGAGCAAGAAGGGTAGTAATTTCTGCTCCGAGTAAAGGTGAAAATGTGGGAACGTATGTGATTGGTGTCAATGAAGTAAAAGGGAATCCGGAAGTAATTTCAAATGCGAGTTGTACAACAAATTGCGTTGCACCTGTTGCGTCGGTTCTTCATTCTGCATTTGGGATTGAGAAGGCATTAATGACGACAATTCATGGTTACACCGATGATCAAAGATTAAAAGATAACTCGCATAAAGACTTGCGACGAGCTAGAGCCGCTGCCGAAAATATTATCCCGGCATCAACGGGAGCGGCTATTGCTACAACCGAGACAATTCCTGAGCTGAAAGGTTTGTTTGATGGCATGTCACTAAGAGTTCCGGTTGCCACAGGTTCAATAACAGACTTTACAATACTTCTTAAAAGAAATGTCACCAAAGAAGAAGTAAACGAAGCTCTCAAAAATGCAGCTGAAAACAATGCAATATACAAAGGAATTCTGGCAGTTACCGAGGAGCCGTTGGTTTCTTCTGACATTATTGGAAGGACGGAAAGTGCAATTGTTGATTTACCGCTAACGCAAGTGGTTGCCGGCAATTTAGTAAAAGTTTTTGCCTGGTATGATAATGAGTGGGGATATACCAATAGATTGGTGGAACAAGTAGTAAGAGTTGGTCATACATTAGGATCTGAAATTGCCCCCAGTGATCCGATTTCCCTTTCCCACCAAATGGAAAGCTAA